One window of the Triticum dicoccoides isolate Atlit2015 ecotype Zavitan chromosome 3B, WEW_v2.0, whole genome shotgun sequence genome contains the following:
- the LOC119278448 gene encoding chitinase CLP-like, producing the protein MSLHRSSAAALVALLALAVLLGTSADDGGQPIVARVSKDASTALYNIAIKVGGVPLLLDLAGPMLWLANCPTPHRIIPCVSHDCDDISTTYRPPGCPKPGLRGEGPCACPAYPRNPVDGRCRSDDATTITLAANATDGQNPLYPVTFRAVGSCAPGELLESLPAGAAGVAGLSRLPLSLPTQFKSLLKVAKEFALCLPSAGDGVAVFGGGPFQLQAAPPVELAERLRENPLPLVKHPYNGGYYFGITGIAVNQQSVATPPGVFDLDAGSGTGGAVFSTVTPYTALRWDIYWPLRNAFDVATSGIARADKVAPFDLCYQASALTVTRVGYAVPSIELMLDGGRNWTLPGASSLMQVNNNTVCFAFVQMASSMPAAVDSPAVILGGHQMENNLLMFDLVKETFAFSGLLLGIRTTCSNFNFTMGSSY; encoded by the coding sequence ATGTCGCTCCACCGCAGCTCGGCGGCTGCGCTAGTGGCGCTGCTGGCGCTCGCGGTGCTGCTGGGCACGTCGGCGGACGATGGCGGCCAGCCCATCGTGGCGCGCGTCAGCAAGGACGCATCCACCGCCCTCTACAACATCGCCATCAAGGTCGGCGGGGTGCCGCTCCTCCTCGACCTCGCTGGCCCGATGCTCTGGCTCGCCAACTGCCCCACCCCGCACCGCATCATCCCCTGCGTTTCCCACGACTGCGATGACATCTCTACTACGTACCGCCCGCCCGGCTGCCCGAAGCCCGGCCTTCGCGGAGAAGGGCCGTGCGCCTGCCCCGCCTACCCGCGCAACCCGGTCGACGGGCGATGTCGCTCCGACGACGCCACCACCATCACGCTCGCCGCCAATGCCACGGACGGCCAGAACCCGCTCTACCCGGTGACCTTCCGCGCCGTCGGGTCCTGCGCGCCGGGGGAGCTGCTGGAGTCGCTTCCGGCGGGAGCGGCCGGCGTTGCGGGGCTCTCCAGGCTGCCACTGTCGCTACCGACCCAGTTCAAGTCCTTGCTCAAGGTGGCGAAAGAGTTCGCGTTGTGCCTGCCCAGCGCCGGCGACGGCGTGGCAGTGTTCGGCGGCGGCCCGTTCCAGCTCCAGGCCGCGCCGCCCGTGGAGCTCGCCGAGCGCCTCCGCGAGAACCCGCTCCCGCTCGTCAAGCACCCCTACAACGGCGGCTACTACTTCGGCATCACCGGCATCGCCGTGAACCAGCAGAGCGTGGCCACGCCGCCCGGCGTCTTCGACCTCGACGCCGGCAGCGGCACGGGCGGCGCCGTCTTCAGCACCGTCACGCCCTACACCGCGCTCCGCTGGGACATCTACTGGCCGCTCCGGAACGCGTTCGACGTGGCCACGAGCGGCATCGCGCGCGCGGACAAGGTGGCGCCGTTCGACCTGTGCTACCAGGCGTCCGCGCTCACCGTGACCCGGGTGGGCTACGCCGTGCCCAGCATCGAGCTGATGCTGGACGGAGGCCGGAACTGGACGCTGCCCGGCGCCAGCTCGCTCATGCAGGTGAACAACAACACCGTGTGCTTCGCGTTCGTCCAGATGGCGTCGTCCATGCCGGCGGCGGTCGACTCGCCCGCGGTCATCCTCGGGGGGCACCAGATGGAGAACAACCTGCTGATGTTCGATCTGGTGAAGGAGACGTTCGCGTTCAGTGGCCTGCTCCTCGGAATCCGCACTACTTGCAGCAACTTCAACTTCACCATGGGGAGTTCTTATTAG